A window of the Nitrosopumilus ureiphilus genome harbors these coding sequences:
- the pstA gene encoding phosphate ABC transporter permease PstA yields the protein MTTNERRQEYRTLFKQNVGKRLVVDKIVRIIVFACVIIAIIPLGSILVEVFKNGIMAISFEFLTATPGSIGSGEGGIGPAIQGTLIIIGLSSLIGVPIGVMSGIYLSEYGDNKLARTIRFFNDVFMEFPSIVLGIFAFLVIVLLLGHFSVWAGAFALSLIMFPIVARTTEESLKMVPVTYREAGTALGLKKWVITFRIVISAAKSGMITGILLSVSRIGGETAPLIMTILGSSQFFSSMDVPMDALPLRIWRLSLLPYDSAQLQGWGSALVLIIIILGINLAVRYHFANRKRKQGIFGRLIKKGIHAKN from the coding sequence TTGACTACTAATGAGAGACGACAAGAGTATAGGACATTATTCAAACAAAATGTGGGGAAGAGACTTGTTGTTGATAAAATAGTTCGAATCATAGTATTTGCATGTGTAATAATTGCAATTATCCCCCTTGGAAGTATTCTAGTCGAAGTCTTCAAAAATGGTATTATGGCAATCAGTTTTGAATTTTTAACTGCGACTCCTGGCTCTATTGGTTCAGGCGAAGGTGGTATTGGCCCTGCAATTCAAGGGACTCTGATAATAATTGGATTATCTAGTTTGATTGGAGTTCCGATTGGTGTAATGTCAGGAATTTATCTCTCTGAATATGGAGACAATAAGCTTGCAAGAACTATTAGATTCTTCAATGATGTTTTCATGGAATTCCCATCTATTGTTCTTGGAATCTTTGCATTTTTAGTAATTGTTTTGCTTCTGGGTCATTTTTCAGTGTGGGCAGGCGCCTTTGCACTATCTTTAATCATGTTCCCAATTGTTGCAAGAACAACTGAGGAATCTCTAAAAATGGTTCCAGTGACTTATCGTGAGGCAGGAACTGCTTTAGGTTTGAAAAAATGGGTAATTACTTTTAGAATTGTAATTTCTGCAGCTAAAAGTGGAATGATAACAGGAATTTTACTATCTGTTTCAAGAATTGGCGGTGAAACAGCTCCATTAATAATGACTATTCTTGGAAGCAGTCAATTCTTCAGCAGCATGGATGTTCCAATGGATGCACTTCCTCTTAGAATCTGGAGATTATCTTTGCTACCTTATGATAGTGCACAATTACAAGGGTGGGGATCAGCACTAGTTTTGATAATAATTATTCTGGGAATCAATCTTGCAGTTAGATACCACTTTGCAAATAGAAAGAGAAAGCAGGGAATATTCGGACGATTAATTAAGAAAGGAATACATGCTAAAAATTGA
- a CDS encoding inorganic phosphate transporter, whose translation MLELAIGAIIVALIFDFVNGFNDSANSVATVIGTRVLKPIHAVGLSAAMNFIGPFVFGVAVATTIAKGIVSPDDITVYMIIGGLAGAIGWSTLCTYFGLPISNSHSLVGGIMGAGIAGLGFEKLVYGGLTKIFAGIVIAPMGGIIFGLLLTGLIITIFAGRKPGPVNKTFGKLQIISSAWFALTHGANDGQKTMGIIVLILFSAGMIPELEMPLWVIIAAATAMGLGTFFGGYKVIKTLGVKITKLKPYQGFAAETGGGLMLAVFAVFGIPASTTHAITGTIMGAGAARRKHAVRWKVSRQIVFSWVITIPGSALMGIIITYLIHLFV comes from the coding sequence ATGTTAGAGCTAGCAATAGGTGCAATCATTGTAGCATTAATCTTTGATTTTGTAAACGGGTTCAATGATTCTGCAAATTCCGTTGCTACTGTAATTGGAACACGTGTTCTAAAACCAATCCATGCAGTAGGTTTATCTGCGGCCATGAATTTTATTGGCCCTTTTGTTTTTGGTGTTGCTGTTGCAACTACTATTGCAAAAGGAATCGTCAGTCCAGATGACATTACTGTTTACATGATTATAGGTGGATTAGCTGGTGCAATTGGTTGGAGTACCCTTTGCACTTATTTTGGATTACCCATATCAAACAGCCATTCTTTAGTTGGAGGAATTATGGGTGCAGGTATTGCAGGATTAGGGTTTGAAAAATTAGTTTATGGTGGCCTAACCAAAATCTTTGCAGGTATTGTAATTGCGCCTATGGGTGGAATCATTTTTGGATTATTGTTGACTGGATTAATAATTACAATTTTTGCAGGTCGCAAACCTGGACCAGTAAACAAAACTTTTGGTAAATTACAAATAATTTCTTCGGCTTGGTTTGCATTAACTCATGGAGCAAATGATGGGCAAAAAACTATGGGAATTATTGTCTTGATTTTATTCTCAGCAGGTATGATCCCTGAACTTGAAATGCCATTATGGGTAATTATTGCGGCAGCAACTGCAATGGGCTTGGGAACTTTCTTTGGTGGATACAAAGTAATCAAAACTTTGGGTGTAAAAATTACAAAACTCAAACCATACCAAGGATTTGCAGCAGAAACTGGTGGGGGGTTGATGTTGGCAGTATTTGCAGTATTTGGTATTCCTGCTAGTACCACACACGCAATAACTGGTACTATCATGGGTGCAGGTGCTGCACGCAGAAAACATGCTGTAAGATGGAAAGTTAGTAGACAGATTGTTTTTTCATGGGTTATTACCATCCCTGGTAGTGCCTTAATGGGAATTATCATTACTTATCTAATTCACCTATTTGTTTGA
- the pstB gene encoding phosphate ABC transporter ATP-binding protein PstB has translation MTALSVKTANTEEQVTPSFTVDSEKYKMIAENVTISYDGIAAVKNITMKFKEKSVTALIGPSGCGKTTFLRCLNRMHDMTKNAKVEGKVMIDNIDLYDKAIDPIYHRRKVGMVFQKPNPFPTMSIYDNVTAGLKLNGIRDKKILNEIVEDSLKMAYLWDEVKNDLNKSAIELSGGQQQRLCIARALAIQPEVLLMDEPASALDPIATQKIEETITELKKEYTIIIVTHNMQQAVRVSDYTGFMYLGDLIEFRETKKLFTDPKDELTAKYVQGQFG, from the coding sequence TTGACGGCATTGAGTGTTAAAACCGCAAATACTGAAGAGCAGGTAACTCCCTCTTTTACTGTCGATTCTGAAAAATACAAAATGATTGCAGAAAATGTAACAATAAGTTATGATGGAATTGCAGCAGTAAAAAATATCACGATGAAGTTCAAAGAAAAATCAGTTACTGCTTTAATTGGTCCATCTGGTTGTGGTAAAACTACCTTTCTACGTTGTCTTAACCGAATGCATGATATGACAAAAAATGCCAAAGTTGAAGGAAAAGTAATGATTGACAACATTGATCTTTATGATAAAGCAATAGATCCTATTTACCACAGAAGAAAAGTCGGGATGGTCTTTCAAAAACCAAATCCGTTTCCAACTATGTCAATTTATGACAATGTTACAGCGGGTTTGAAACTAAACGGCATACGAGATAAAAAAATTCTAAATGAAATTGTAGAAGATTCCCTAAAAATGGCATATCTTTGGGATGAAGTAAAAAATGATCTAAATAAATCTGCAATTGAATTATCTGGAGGTCAACAACAACGTCTCTGCATTGCAAGAGCCCTTGCAATACAGCCTGAAGTTTTATTGATGGACGAACCTGCATCTGCCCTTGATCCTATAGCGACTCAAAAAATTGAAGAAACTATTACAGAATTAAAAAAAGAGTACACCATAATCATTGTAACTCATAATATGCAACAAGCAGTTCGAGTTTCAGATTATACTGGATTCATGTATTTGGGTGATTTGATTGAATTTAGAGAAACGAAAAAACTCTTTACAGATCCAAAAGATGAATTAACTGCAAAATACGTTCAAGGACAATTCGGATAA
- a CDS encoding phosphate signaling complex PhoU family protein: protein MTRLIDPSLQKLSFIMAEMGDMVIESVSLAIDSYLDGTNTMDKVLSLSDSIRSKYYEVEDLTFDMLLKYQPVADDFRLIRSSTEISYAFSRFGRYAYDITQVRDLFGDVSECTNASLVESTKKVKHMIKEAVMSFAELDVRKAIKIREDEKVIDRIYKERLPKLIESNNTKCALAEALLLRYLERIGDHAVFMSDAINYIVTGKHRPSEERIASHTKNQ from the coding sequence ATGACTCGATTAATTGATCCTTCCTTGCAAAAACTTTCTTTCATTATGGCTGAAATGGGCGATATGGTAATTGAATCCGTATCTTTAGCAATTGATTCTTACCTTGATGGTACAAACACTATGGATAAAGTTCTGTCACTGTCTGATTCTATTCGCTCAAAATACTATGAAGTTGAAGATTTGACATTTGATATGCTTTTAAAATATCAACCTGTTGCAGATGATTTTCGACTTATTCGTTCATCTACTGAAATTTCTTATGCATTTTCTAGATTTGGTAGATATGCATATGATATAACACAAGTGAGAGACTTGTTTGGTGATGTATCTGAATGTACCAACGCCTCTCTTGTTGAATCTACAAAAAAAGTCAAGCACATGATCAAAGAAGCTGTAATGTCATTTGCTGAACTTGATGTACGCAAAGCAATCAAAATTCGAGAGGATGAAAAAGTCATTGATAGAATATATAAAGAAAGACTGCCAAAACTAATTGAATCAAATAATACAAAGTGTGCTTTAGCTGAAGCTTTACTTTTAAGATATTTGGAACGAATTGGGGATCATGCTGTATTCATGAGTGATGCAATTAATTACATTGTAACTGGAAAACACAGACCAAGTGAAGAGCGAATAGCATCTCATACAAAAAACCAGTAA
- a CDS encoding phosphate uptake regulator PhoU, with protein sequence METLESSKQTRRMQLSGGSTYIISLPKNWIEELKIKVGENVTIVKNSNHSLTLIPKEGENKTEKSTAVVFSSQKDSGESIKRKIIAAYLSGYKTIKIRTKGMRIPSEHSRSIRELVRSTMIGTEIVESSSETITIQILTRLPELSFDTALKRMYLMANNMVIEAIESLEDADTIHADEVVSMDDEVDRFSLYMRRNLVLAVGNENILQDMGLRKPSDCLGHRAIVSRIERIADHAALIAKRTKFIEDKIDSKTFAKIKKLSEKSLEVFEKSITAVQEHDFEKGENVAEKVNKVIDEEKQIMSKIKETEKNATIIRFVLEDLRRIAEYSSDIAEVVIDENIQSIISEE encoded by the coding sequence TTGGAAACATTAGAAAGCTCAAAGCAGACAAGGCGGATGCAGCTTAGCGGGGGTTCCACGTACATTATTTCCCTTCCGAAGAATTGGATAGAAGAGTTAAAGATCAAAGTTGGGGAAAATGTCACCATTGTAAAAAATTCTAACCATTCATTAACACTAATTCCAAAAGAAGGCGAAAATAAAACAGAAAAAAGTACTGCAGTTGTTTTTTCCAGTCAGAAAGACTCTGGTGAATCAATCAAACGAAAAATAATTGCAGCTTATCTTTCAGGTTACAAGACAATTAAAATTAGAACAAAAGGAATGAGAATTCCTTCAGAGCATTCTAGAAGTATTAGAGAATTAGTTCGCTCTACAATGATTGGTACTGAAATTGTAGAGTCAAGCTCAGAAACTATTACAATTCAAATTCTTACAAGACTCCCTGAATTGTCGTTTGATACAGCATTGAAGAGAATGTATTTAATGGCAAACAATATGGTTATAGAAGCAATAGAATCACTAGAAGATGCAGACACAATTCATGCAGATGAGGTTGTAAGTATGGATGATGAAGTGGACAGATTTAGCCTCTATATGAGACGCAATTTGGTTCTAGCAGTTGGAAATGAGAATATTTTACAAGACATGGGATTGAGAAAACCATCTGATTGTCTAGGACATAGGGCTATTGTTAGTAGAATTGAGAGAATTGCAGACCATGCAGCACTAATTGCAAAAAGAACAAAATTCATCGAAGATAAAATAGATTCAAAAACTTTTGCAAAAATAAAAAAACTCTCAGAGAAATCACTTGAAGTGTTTGAAAAATCAATTACAGCAGTTCAAGAGCATGATTTTGAAAAGGGAGAAAATGTTGCAGAAAAAGTCAACAAAGTAATTGATGAGGAAAAGCAGATTATGAGTAAAATCAAAGAGACTGAAAAAAATGCCACAATTATAAGATTTGTCTTGGAGGATTTGAGAAGAATAGCAGAATATTCAAGCGATATTGCCGAAGTTGTAATAGATGAAAACATTCAAAGTATCATTTCAGAAGAATAA
- the pstC gene encoding phosphate ABC transporter permease subunit PstC, which translates to MAKINLTPEKQGRRQISDRIFKIGATVAGVYVLVMITLLVFQLISESYPIWEEDGLSFITGTDWNAVEGRESFGALPYILGTLVTASLAMLIGVPLSLGIAMFISDAPTKIGGPLGFLVELLAAVPSVIYGLWGLFVFRLYFKDWVEEPLHDLFGDSIFLFSGTPFGLDVITASVILAIMIIPTVSAVSREVMKAVPQQQKEAAYMLGATKWEMFKLAVFPYSKTGLIGASILGLGRAVGETMAVTMLIGNATGIAAIPSSLFKPSQTMSSIIANEFVEASPASLHLPALIGVALVLLLIAIAINIVAHLLVTRMMKVKEGAINN; encoded by the coding sequence GTGGCAAAGATAAATCTCACACCTGAAAAGCAAGGCAGGCGCCAAATTTCTGATAGAATCTTCAAAATCGGCGCAACTGTTGCAGGTGTTTATGTTTTAGTAATGATTACTTTGTTAGTCTTTCAATTAATTTCTGAATCCTACCCAATCTGGGAAGAAGATGGATTGTCATTTATCACTGGTACTGATTGGAACGCAGTTGAAGGCAGGGAATCTTTTGGCGCATTACCCTATATCTTGGGTACTCTAGTTACTGCATCCCTTGCAATGCTGATTGGAGTTCCACTAAGTCTTGGAATTGCAATGTTTATCTCAGATGCTCCTACAAAAATAGGTGGTCCATTAGGATTTCTAGTTGAACTTTTAGCTGCAGTTCCAAGTGTGATTTATGGTCTCTGGGGTCTCTTTGTTTTTAGACTTTACTTTAAGGATTGGGTTGAAGAGCCACTTCATGATTTATTTGGTGATTCAATATTTTTATTTTCCGGAACTCCATTTGGTCTTGACGTTATTACTGCTAGTGTGATTTTAGCTATAATGATCATCCCGACAGTTTCAGCAGTATCTCGTGAAGTAATGAAGGCAGTTCCTCAACAACAAAAAGAGGCTGCATACATGCTGGGTGCAACAAAATGGGAGATGTTCAAACTAGCTGTTTTTCCATATTCTAAAACTGGATTAATCGGTGCTTCAATTCTTGGACTTGGTAGAGCCGTTGGCGAAACAATGGCAGTGACAATGTTGATTGGTAATGCAACAGGAATTGCTGCAATCCCATCATCATTATTCAAACCAAGTCAAACAATGTCTAGCATTATTGCAAATGAATTTGTTGAAGCCTCGCCTGCATCACTACATCTTCCTGCATTAATTGGAGTTGCTTTGGTTCTACTACTAATTGCAATTGCAATCAATATTGTGGCTCATCTTCTAGTAACTAGAATGATGAAAGTAAAAGAGGGTGCAATTAACAATTGA
- a CDS encoding DUF47 domain-containing protein, which translates to MFFLYQFITSMISEKSMGQWLSWIKSNEKELLTILDNLAKKAVETSEAVVVLFSDLSNIDQTKKIHRLETEADVLTRDIFAELNKTFITPLDREDMQRIASKIDDVIDFMDGIAARVYSYKITTPPPYCEEMAKELVKATKEVEYMISKLQRIKNSKDMIEHCRNTGDIEHAVDDLYREAIRELFESDDAIKIIKLKDIYETMETASDRCVDVADVIEDIVLKYT; encoded by the coding sequence ATGTTCTTTCTATATCAGTTTATTACTTCCATGATATCTGAAAAATCTATGGGGCAATGGTTATCCTGGATAAAATCCAATGAAAAAGAACTCTTAACGATTCTTGATAATTTAGCAAAAAAAGCAGTTGAAACTTCTGAAGCCGTAGTGGTTTTATTCTCAGATCTTAGTAATATTGATCAAACTAAAAAGATCCATAGACTTGAAACTGAAGCTGATGTCCTGACACGCGATATTTTTGCGGAACTAAACAAGACCTTCATTACTCCTTTAGATAGAGAAGACATGCAAAGAATTGCATCAAAAATTGATGATGTGATTGATTTCATGGATGGTATTGCTGCAAGGGTATACAGCTACAAAATCACCACTCCTCCTCCATACTGTGAAGAAATGGCCAAAGAACTAGTCAAAGCTACAAAAGAAGTAGAGTACATGATTTCAAAATTACAGAGAATAAAAAATTCAAAAGATATGATTGAACATTGCAGAAATACGGGTGATATTGAGCATGCCGTTGATGATTTGTATAGGGAAGCCATCCGAGAACTGTTTGAAAGTGATGATGCAATCAAAATCATCAAACTAAAGGATATCTATGAAACAATGGAAACTGCTTCTGACAGATGTGTTGATGTTGCAGATGTCATTGAAGACATCGTTCTAAAATACACCTGA